TAGAGACCGCAAGCACCAGCTGCAGTTCTGCTACCGCGCTGCGTCCGCTCACTGTCTGTGAAGACACGTCAGTAAATACAGAACTTTACACTTGGCAATACATTTACAATCAACCTGCAGGGATCCAAATGAAACTCATTTCATAGAGATATAAGAAGATGCACACCCTCAGTCATTAAGAGATACTTGTGTTTCTGACTCACCAGGTACTTGGTGAGGTCATTAATGAACTCTCCATAGTGCAGGCTCTTGTCAACGTGGAGGTGGTTCTGAAACATGGTCGTGATCTTCTCTGATCCCACCACAGGGGCACACACACGCATCGCATACTTGCACGcctggacacacaaacaaattaagTCCAGAATTGTAAGATGGAATGTATCAGTAAATCTTCACAcactgtttatgtgtgtgattCAGTCAGGAAGAGGTGGGGTTGCTGAGACAGTCTGCACAATGCCATTATATTAAATGCAGTGCAACAGTCATGATTGTTGTATTGaactttgaatttaaaaataattaaattggaTCAAAAATACTATTATACTAACTTTAAAATGTTACTctagaaaatgaagaaagattttgatttgattttgtttaatACAAAACCTTTTCCTGGCAGTCACAGTTCCttgctggtgctgctgcatcCTTGGTGTGAGTGCATATTTCCTACCTTGACCACCTGTGGGTTCGGGTCAACCAGGTGTAACAGCAGGCTGACCAGAACGTTGTGGATCTGGTCTTTGAACACTGGCTCTCCAGAGCCAAACTTGGACAGGTTCCCCATGAGGTAGATGGCAGCACAGCGGATCTCATCATTCTCCTGGATGAGTACAAAATtctgtcagtgttgtgtctgtgtgcagcgtTCAGAGGTCAAATCAGCTCAGACAATACTGTACTGAGTACTGTCTCGTTGTATCATTAGTCTAAACATCAGCACTGTATATAACACATGCAGCTAAAATCTAATAGTTATGATGATTCTGACAATTGCTGTATTATTTTGTTTCTGCATCTTcacagaataaaacaataacacttACACTTTCTAAAAATGGTTTAATCTTCATGAAGATGTAAACCACCAGCAAGTGGACATTCTTCTTGTCCAGGTGGAGCAGAACCTTGGACAGACCCGACATGGCCTCCAGAGTAATCAGTTTACCTGCAGCAAGACCAGAGGCCAgatattaaaaaagagaagcatTTCCATCTGTGACAACCAATCCAATAAGAGAACATGTGGTAGATTAACATGATGGATGTCgtgaagaaaagtgaaactACAAACCAGCTGAGTGGACATTTTATGAAACTTCATCAATCACTTTAGGAATAAGTGCAATAAATCAGATGAACCAGACAACACATGACTGTAACTTGACTTCTAACACCAAAGGAAAAGACTGTTGTCGACTCACCTGGATCATCTTTCTCTTCCATGCCTGAACTCATGGCTGCCAGCAGCTCCTTCGCATATTTATTCACCTGGTGGCGAGAGGAAGAACATTGTGAGTGACCTTACAGCCGCAATCACGTGTGTACTTTGTAGCGCATAAAAAAAAGTGCTctagtgtgtacgtgtgtgttttactttttcaggTGATCCCACTGCGATATTGCCCAGCCCTCGTACAGCCAACATGCGAACGGTGCAACAGGGATCTGATATCCTCTCCATCATGTTGTTCATTAAAACATCGATCAATATCAGCTCCGTCACCACATGATGGTTTAACAGCTGGATTCAGAAAacaatggagaaagagagaacacaTCACATTATTCATATTTCTGACAATGTTTCGGCTTTTTTCATACTCAACAGAACCTAATACAGAAAATAGTAATGTAGAAATTATTGTCAGAGGTTGAGAGATTTAATCATCATTTGACTGAGATTAAAGAGACATAGGGCCTCCTCCTCACAAAGAACAAATACAGAGTAACATGATTTATCACCTCAGAGAAGAAAGCAGTGACGGTGATTCTCTGGCACTCATAGATGTTGTTTAGGGAGGGACACAGACACTCCACGATGGAAGGCAACCTGGGACCAGCATGTTTAGCCATCGCCCTGCGGAGTAATTATTCAGAACACATGTATTACACTGCAGGGAAGTAAAGAACTGATCAGAGTATGCACGGCCCCTCCGATGCCTTTCATTTATGTTTCAATGATAAGTTCAAAACACATTCTTTTAACAAAGGGAATTAAAAATTGTTGGAACCCTTAAAAATGTACTGAGCATCTTACATTTAGTTTCTGATGGCGTTGTATTATACACGTTCTTATATTATTTAATACTTTAACAATGATGAGCACACagtagttttttaaataattgtactGCATGTATCCGGTGTGTAAATGCAACATGTATGTCACATATATAGCATTTAGCTGGTGTGTCAAAGTGATAAAATGCATTCAACTAATTAATATGAGTGGGGTTTCTACCTTGCTAGTAGTGTAACTCCAGTAACGTGTGTATTCGCTTCCCTCATTGCATCCCAGGCGTTATCCTCATCCAGTCTTTTCATTACATCATCTAACTGGGCTCGTGCTAACAAGATTCTCAGGGCATCAGCTGCGaccctgaaacaaacaaaaaaacatttgaccaaACAATTAGACCTTTACAAAACTGTGTGTAGGAACCTCATCTGGATTTTGCTAGATATAACAAGTCAAAGATGCCCACCCTGCTACATGGACAGAAGCTATGTTCTTAATGTGGTTGTCCTTTGGTGCTGAGACTCCGACACTTGCTCCAAGTCTGACAGTGAGACAGGAGAAGAGCTGAGGAAACTGACTGACTGCCGGCTCCTGACTCTGGCCATTTAGTAAGAGCTCTTTGAGACCACATGTCATCTAGAAACagaacatacacagacacacatgttaACACAACCATCATGCTCTTCATCTTTTGTGTTTGGTGTGGAACTGCCCAGTGCATGAACCAGCTGAAAGGTTCAGTGCATCATTTAAATAGAGGCTGCAAccaatttatgtttttgtgaaacTTTAGAATATGGCTAAAAACCCTAACCCACAACATCATCTAATCGAAGAACAGACCAAACTTCAACTTTTAAAGGCTCATCTTATTCTTTTTCAATTGTTTGAAATACTTGTTTCTATCAAAGGGGAAGTATTTATCTGCATAAAAACAatcatatttgaatataaatatagtcAGTGACATGTTTGTGACTTACAGCTAGCGGCTGGTTTGTGGCCACTTTTGTCATGCCTCCTCTGATCATGGACTCCTTCCTGTCTACATATGGTGCCATGATGAGAAGCTTCTCCATCACCATCTCTATGATCTGATTGGCTACAATGGGATCTGCCCCCAATGCCATCCACATCTCACTGGTCCAgctggacagaaaaaaacaaaaatataaataaaatacaaatttaatgaCTAAAAACTGTCTTCTTATAAACACTTGGTTCTACGAGCTGTTAGGAATTATTTGTCCTCTAAAAACATGATCTGACAGTTGAAGGACTTGGAGGTTTACttgaaaataatgaatattttatgtatttaaatgttttgtgtatcaatgtataaatacatataaaatacCTGTCAAATGGAAGTGGTTGGTTAACTAGTGTATTAATAACTGTCTGTAGATGCTGAGAAGCCAGGATTAGTACAGTCTGTCCAACAGCCACTCTCacctaaacacacagacaacagtGAATTCATACTTGAGTTGTGATTTTACTGTGGAAGAAAAAAGCTCATGTAAAATAAGCTCCAAAAGAGTTTGCGtgattaataataaagaaatctcATGTTCAGAGGTCATCAGAAGTGACTGTTACAAGGCAAAGGAATAATAAATGTTGATGCTAAGTAAGGTAATGCTCATGTCTGCGCTCCAACCTGCTCGTCTGTGATGCTCTGCAGACGCACATGAAGAACCTCCAGCATCTCTGGTacctattacacacacacacacaaacacagcaaacaaaacagacaaagacaaataaacaagacCTGTGTGAGCTAATCCAGtacagatgtgtttactttatttttcctctggAGTATGTAGATGGCTttatgagaagtgtgtgtgtatgtgtgtgtgtgtgtgtgtgtgtgtgtgtgcgtgtgtgtgtgtgtgtgtgtgtgtgtgtgtgtgtaaatatgtattACCAAGTCTTGCAGTCCGCCCCCTCTGTTCTTCAGCAGTGTGTTGAGAACGACAGACGAAGCTCTGCAACAGTTTGTCTGACTGTCGACCAGCCCCTCGAACAACATGAACACCAACGTCgtcagctgctgctgaggcaGACGTTTACTCATCAcctgacccacacacacaggaaagagaTAGTTACACACTGCTGTGCAGTACATGTTGTTAGTTTGCCTGATAAATTGACACAAACGTTGTTTTTTTCCGAGTTATGTTGAGtaaaacataacaacaacagaaTACTCTAGAAAAGGTTTGAGTGAATTGATTAATgacacaataattaaaaaattgAACTAAAGAAACAGGGATTGTTTTACATACGTAAATCTAAAGTTCCAATTGAGGAGTTCACTTTGTACCTTAGTGAGGTCAGAGCAGGTCTTGTAGAGAACTGAGTGGTCTGGGTTTTCTAGTTGGTCTCTCAAGTGCAACAGACTGTCCACGGCTTCATCTTTATAATCCAGAGAGAAACCTAGACAAGGAGGAGATagacaaatctttaaaaaaaaacagcaaagtacATAAAAATGAATCATACAGCTCTGAGTTTAGGATAGGGCTGGGCTATAAAGGCTTGGTGACATGTAAAACATTTCTAATAATTAAAATGACTATCATTGCATAAGAATGCTTTATTAGTCAAAGTTTAAAGTAAGACAAGTAAACCCACACTGTCTGTCCCTTTTATAAATGCAGTATAATAGTAGCAGGTATCAGACTGGGCTAGTCAGCTCCATGTCCTATAACACTCAACCTCAACAAACCTCAGTCTAACGTGTAAAAACCTTCATCAATAATGTTGATTATTGATGAGGCCAGAATCATGGAGTCACTTAAACAATAACATACCTTCATATCGTAGCTGTATATAAAGCAGTGTGTATATGCACTCAATAGCAGCAGTGCGAACAGCAGGGCGAGGGTCTGAACAACGTGGCGACAGTCGCCCCAGCAAAGCTCCAAGGTTGTGGAAGGATACCATGTtctgaataaaagaaagagaagaaagaaaaggcacTAATGAGAGTGTTTACATGAGGTGAAGGTCTGTTCTGGTTTATAAAAATCAACATTGACACAGATACACATACtacattttctgcaaatatcCACTGTGTGCTGTGCAGACAAGAGAAGGAATGACTTGACAAAGTGTGAAGTGATTGTAGTTGTTTTAATCCTCTGAAAACGAATGTCTCACTGGCCACGGGAGGTTGTTGTTTGTATCATTgtgtttaaaatatgtttaaaagcACATCATGTCGTACATGTTCgtgatgacatcattgtttTGTTACGTGTGGTGCAAAACGTGTTGACAACTTGCAGCAGTGCCAGAATGacgggagaggagcagagaaaaatgggcatatctcaaaaagtaaaaaaatgtttgttcacATTTCTAAATTTAGAAATTTGACATCACAGTAAGCAAAGATATCACTGGCAGACCATTTCTATTGCAGAGTTCAAAGGGTTACAAgaattcattatttatgaatgagTGAATACAGAGGAAGGTTCTGGTCGTATGTGTAACTTCAAATCTTTACTATCCAggtgagcagtgtgtgtgtttaccttgaCAGTCAGGTTATCCAGGTAGTACGACATAATGTGAGCAGTAGCTGtgacagctctctctctctcgtggtCCTGTCCGGAGCTCAACCATGATTCAATGTGCTGCACAGAACAATAACACACAtcatatctcacacacacacagccaggaaAATTCATGAcgccaactttttttttttttttgagaaacaaGTCAAGGAGACTGAAAAGAGGAGACACACtacttttaatttgttttgcttctttgataaataaaatgatctaaGTATGAGGAAAAATCGGACAATGAAATAAGACAAATATTATTGGTATTAAGCTGAACAGGAGAAACACCATGTCTCACCTTGAAGACATTCTGCAGGCCGTCAGGTGTGGGGTCCTTGGCCAACACACtcttcagcagctcctgcagtgcAGCCAATGTGTCTCTGTATAATGCCTGTGCAGATTTACCAGAACACGTTAGACTGATAAAACAATAATGTGTGGAAATtgtcacacacagtgtttgaaGGTGGAATGTGACTAGTGAACTGCTAAACTCAAGAAATatcagaaaaaatgtaaaattccTGCTGATCTGCTGATGATGGTTAGCTATTGGTGTAGAAACCAGTGGTTGCACAAAATAATGAACAGCACATTTGTGTGGTAGCATCGGTGTCAGTAgtattgcatgtgtgtgcacacatctCTTTTGCTTTCTTTCACCTTTCTCTTCTTGGGGTCCAGTAAGTCCTCTTCTTTAATCTTCTCTGgagtgtgtgtctcaggtggcagagaaaacacactgttCACACAAACCTTCAGTAAGTCAAAGCTTTCATTCTCACTCAGTGCAGGATCCAGAGGTCTGAACATATGAAGGTCAAAGATAAAACACTAGATTGAAtgatgtgtgaaaaacaaacttcaaTATCAAACTAACAGAATTGTCAGTATGATCAAAACCACTCCTGGGCTCATAAGTACTATTTTTGAACACACTGAGAGAAAAGGTTGCAGTTATTCTGTGAATCTATGAAGCATAGTTTTCATACAAAAGAGGGTCCAGTCGTTTTAATGAAAGCGAAGGATACATTAGATTGGCACACGTGGTCATCACAAGGTGGCGTACTGGAGTCCGCAATGAGTCGGCTGGCTCTGCTTTAATAAAATCCTGACCAGAGTAAACATTGAcataagagagagagatcagaaaTGTATTTCAACTTCGCCGATATCAACTGTTTTAAAGTGACTGACAGTTCTcccttgataaatctttatactGACCAGCATAATGGCAATGAGCTCCTGTTTGCGAGAGAAGACGTAGCCTTGTTTCTTCACACACTCGCTGATGGCTTTGGCTATGAGGCCAACACTCTGAATCAAACTTAGTTTCATCGTCAGATCCTAGATtagagcagcacacacacacaaacagaaaaaatacagagaaaaaaagacaacaagaaatgaaacaggaaaaatgGCAGCACATACACAGATAAAAAGATATGGCTCAAGGGGAAAAGTAGgctaaacatgaataaaattgGATAATTGCATTTTCCAATTTATCAGGAATGCAAACAGCAAGGCGCACAGCAGCTCCTTTACCAGATGCAACTCTACAAATAGCTgagcaacagcaaaaaaaaaaaatccagaatcATTCCAGCATATAAAAATGATTCAGTCCACTCAGTCAATCAAATCAATCCAATTGTGATATTGCAGATTGATCCACCATGCCTATAGATAGCAAAAGTTAGAAAGAGTTGTGTGATTAGTGATTGGTACAACAGTGAACCATCAGCAGGCTGATCTAAGAAGTAACAGAAGAGCTTGAGGCCTACAGACCCAAACAGCTGTTAGGATTTTGCAAGAAATTTACAAAAATCCCTTCACATTGAGGGTGAGTGGTCAGTGAGCATTTAAAGAACAATCCACCAGAAAGACAGATTGAATAGAACCAATATTGCAAATCATATGAAGAGACAGATGATCAGGTAATAAAGCTGCACGTGAGATGGGTCATTCAAAAGACGTTAAGAAAATTCTATAGATTTAATTTGGTTCACGCTGGTGAACcgagtggaaaataaaaagtaggCTTCTGTGGAATCTGAGCTTAAAAACTCATAGTCCTTTAAATGCAAGATTGTAAATGCAATCTAGTAGCCATGTTACTGGTTTTACATTAGTAGGTTATAGTGATAAACCACTTCAAATCCAACTCAGAGTATCAATCTGGTTCAAGACAGTAgacttttgttttattagtgGAGATTGTCCACAAGTGAAATAAAGTAGAACAGACTCAATTGAGCTGATCTGCCACTGTTCTCCATTATTATggaaattacaaaataaacataaacagccACTAATCTTACTCTGGATGAGGATTTGATACTCAAAAGATTTTTGGAGGTGTATCACTTAAAGCACGGGTTGGTAATCCAGGAAACCCCCATCCATCAGCTCCTCGTAAAAGCTACACACCCAAAGCACATGAGCGTGCACTGACTGACACCTGCAAAAGTCTGACTTGCCATGAATCCCTAGCTAACTTCTAGCTAACATGTCTACTTCAACGATGTAAGCCTCCCTGGCTGAAGTCTTTGATCGTGCTCTGTGACAGGCATTGATTGTGCTAATTTCAGTCCTGCAAGGGCCACAGGCCAcggcttttattttcattttacactttatttattgatggttatcagaggatttcaacaaataaagcCCATTTTCTGCTGCTCAAAAAATCCACTCACAACCATAACATCTGGCTTTTCTCTGCAATGGATATGGATACAATCAGCTTTCACTCTCAGGTCGAATgactaatttggcaagacagcgagtTGAGAGAGCGCCTCAGGTTTAGATTTGATTATGACATAAAAAATGATGCACCGTGTAAATTACCTTTAAAAAGCATTAACATTAGCTTTCTGTATTTTCTACTTAGTTTGTTCCCAACTAATAGAATATCTGCACAGAAGTTTTTGAACGACGGAAGTCGGTCTAATACTTGAGAGGTAACATTCCTAAATCTGCATAATTAACACATGCTCCAAAACCACAATGGATCCATTTTAATGATGGACCATTAATGATCTTAACTCTTGTGCTTAACCTTGAAAAAATATAACTGAAACAGCCAAGTAAAGGCTTAAATAACTAGAATTACCACTCTCCGCCAACCAGTTtctgtgtatatatttctacatactAGATTCTTAGGTCATTGTAACCCTTACCTTTGACAGCTGACACATAACCACTTTatctgagtccaagtgacaactgattgaagaaattccctcaagcagtcttgAGATATCAAGAGGCCAACAAGTTTTTTGAagccaccaaaatctaatcagttcatctttgagtccaagtgaaagtatataccaaatttgaagacatttcctCAAGCTGGtcttaagatatcatgttcaggaaatacataaacatactttgtgaggccgtgacctttgaccttttgctACCAAAGTCAAGGGAGTTAATCCCTGACTCCAAGTAAACGTTTGTGCCAAATAAGGATTCCTTGATGGCGTTCCAGAGATATCCCCGTCACAAGGCAAAAAATTTGTTTTCTGAGTTCACAGCGACCTTGACCACCTAAATCTAATCAGCTGATCCTTGAATCCAATTTAATAGCTGTAACAAATTTGAGGAAATCCCCTCAAGACATTCTTGAGATACAGCATTCACGGGACTGGGACATATGGATGGACAGTCTGAAGACATAATGCCTCCAGACACTGGCTGTTACTGGCGTGGAAGCATAAAAAGTAGTGGCAATATTGTATCAAGCTTTTCTTTCTGGAGTTGAAGACTTTCAGTTAAGATTTTAGTGATAGTACCACCACAAGTGTGCGGAAAAGATGGACAATTTTAAATAAGCGTAAAGAAAAGCAAAGTTGAAGTTAGAAAAGAGCAAAGGTCGAAGAACGGAGATAGACAGCCCGTGTTTTCCTGTGATGATACCTTTGTCTCTACTTTTATCCCCAGAACCTGTATGAAGCAGAGGTGATAGAGTCATGAGCTCACATAGAAACACAGCCATTACCTGAACGTCTAAGTTTTTTCATCTAATGTGCTGCTGAACCAACCTTTTTCAGTATCtgtaaaagttttaaatgaGATTTCTTGTGATGGGGGAATGAAATGGTCCAGACAAATCACAATGTTTGCAATGCTATATGTTAATCAATTTAATACCTATAATCAATATGGAAAGTAACTAAAAGTTTATTACTACTGAAGCAAATTCTCCCATGAAACAACTACAAAAACAGTCTCTTGTAATCCCTGCCATGCTACCTTAGAGCTAACATTACCTTTGTATTGAAATGTTTGCTGATGCAGCGGAGGATGTCTTGATCTATGCGGTTAAGTATCTTTTCTGGAGGTGCATTCAGAGCCACTTGACCATAACACAGGATTAAAGTGCTTTTCACCTTCTCCACCTCAACATCATTACGATCCTGAGGAAAAGGCAGGAGAGATGAAAATAGACAAATGAATCTATTTGAACAATGTGAGGACAAACAgatctgaaaaacaaagtgatgtAACAAAACTATCATTTAGGGTAAACTGTAAAACTTCTTCATACTTTGAGCAGGTTGAAAATGCTTGGTGACTTCTTGAAGGCATCTGATTTGCCGAACTCATCCAGCTTAGCCAGAGTTCCCTCTAGGTGGCTGTTAGCACACAGACCGATGCCCATGGCAACTCCCTGATAGAAAAAAATAGGTTGGACTTTGAAATTGTACATACTAAAATTAAACTGTGGCTCTGGTTAATTCAGCGCCACATATGTACCTCTCTTTCCACAGCATCATTGTGCCGTGCTGTGAGGAGGacttcctgcagctgttttttCACCAGCTCCTTGTTGAAACACTGTTGGAGAGTCACTCCTATACACTGATACAGGAAACTCTACAATAGAcagtaaaaagacaaagataacaaaatgttgtttgttaagtatatatatattttaaaaaagtacaatacAGTCACATATGCTGTGGTAATCCACCTTTGTTCATTATGAATGTTTGAGATATCGGGTCATATTAAGCTGTTAAAtcttttagtttgtttatttcatagtgacaaaatatatttaaaaaaaactacattctATATTCTATTCTACATATTCCATATTCCAAATTCTATAGTCCATATTCTATATTGCACATTCCATAGCCCATATTCTCCATTCTATACTACATATGCTATATTCCTAATAATATATTCTACATTGTATTCTCCATATTCTATATTCTACACTCCATATTCTACATTCTATTCTCCATATTCTATATTCTACACTCCATATTCTACATTCTATTCTCCATATTCTATATTCTCTATTCTGTATTCCACATTCTAAATTCTACACTTTATATTCtgagaaatgtaaagaaacCTGTGGCAGTTGTGTCAGAAGGAGTTCCTGTTTGAAAAGTTCATGAGGAGCCACTGTTTATCTTCTTGAGTTTATCATAAATTTAGAGCTCAGCAACTCCACAAAGCACTGATCTAATATCACGGGACAGATGTTTGTAACTacactgaagcagcagcttgTAACCAGCTCACTCttgatttgtgtgtgaaatgaggTAGTTGTAAAGCACTTACCTTCTCCTCTAGGGCGTTGTTATACGTGGAGATATAGCGTGTTGCCTCAGCTGCCAACTTACACACCCACT
This region of Paralichthys olivaceus isolate ysfri-2021 chromosome 13, ASM2471397v2, whole genome shotgun sequence genomic DNA includes:
- the mroh1 gene encoding maestro heat-like repeat-containing protein family member 1 isoform X2: MDGTDVEQVTLALLDAANDKDPEVQEQVRKSMLTLGKQQPDRVLAMCQDYLLKHPKLVVGHRVVILQTIELIASCKIEEISSPRIKNIISLASDEMTRSKEVIPDWQQAASNILVAVGNKHINDIMEEILNKFQPGVLPHFFVVQTLANLSDSNVYGMVPFLNAILGTMLPMLSMAKQDNMKWVFSSALCHFSDSILEYLANLDKAPDPTVRKDTFSSEIYAAFEILFNNWLQSRESKLRLTVAEAVGSMCHLMASDKLEEQIPKLIPAILSLYKKNNEHYIISKSLCQVLDASVNMGSRVLETQLDSLLFALHQQVSAPTDYNNPPTVKNHNEVLRCFSLLANSFPDRMVMFVLQKLENSNERSRMGSLAVLRHLINSTTSTMESKKLLILASIRQPMADHSNKVKKRVVQVISAMAHHGYLELEGGELLVRFIVQHCALPDTHQRGERPTDPEEVTNESLRTMCDNTLHLLTTTVGRLADVLWPKLLFYLTPSQYSNATTPLCKSLIVLGNKKKTNQEPSFNINFTQEVNLPSPQTLMIRLLVNAAFPLSSRGHGAPSLSLLQILSVNIHPNTEILWDKEIPPLLSVLEESTAQSLDKRQWDEKLLKFLSKTLVTIDDDKWVCKLAAEATRYISTYNNALEEKSFLYQCIGVTLQQCFNKELVKKQLQEVLLTARHNDAVEREGVAMGIGLCANSHLEGTLAKLDEFGKSDAFKKSPSIFNLLKDRNDVEVEKVKSTLILCYGQVALNAPPEKILNRIDQDILRCISKHFNTKDLTMKLSLIQSVGLIAKAISECVKKQGYVFSRKQELIAIMLDFIKAEPADSLRTPVRHLVMTTCANLIPLDPALSENESFDLLKVCVNSVFSLPPETHTPEKIKEEDLLDPKKRKALYRDTLAALQELLKSVLAKDPTPDGLQNVFKHIESWLSSGQDHERERAVTATAHIMSYYLDNLTVKNMVSFHNLGALLGRLSPRCSDPRPAVRTAAIECIYTLLYIQLRYEGFSLDYKDEAVDSLLHLRDQLENPDHSVLYKTCSDLTKVMSKRLPQQQLTTLVFMLFEGLVDSQTNCCRASSVVLNTLLKNRGGGLQDLVPEMLEVLHVRLQSITDEQVRVAVGQTVLILASQHLQTVINTLVNQPLPFDSWTSEMWMALGADPIVANQIIEMVMEKLLIMAPYVDRKESMIRGGMTKVATNQPLAMTCGLKELLLNGQSQEPAVSQFPQLFSCLTVRLGASVGVSAPKDNHIKNIASVHVAGVAADALRILLARAQLDDVMKRLDEDNAWDAMREANTHVTGVTLLARAMAKHAGPRLPSIVECLCPSLNNIYECQRITVTAFFSELLNHHVVTELILIDVLMNNMMERISDPCCTVRMLAVRGLGNIAVGSPEKVNKYAKELLAAMSSGMEEKDDPGKLITLEAMSGLSKVLLHLDKKNVHLLVVYIFMKIKPFLESENDEIRCAAIYLMGNLSKFGSGEPVFKDQIHNVLVSLLLHLVDPNPQVVKACKYAMRVCAPVVGSEKITTMFQNHLHVDKSLHYGEFINDLTKYLIEDFSGMLNFYHISVIQFFKSNWSEVRAGAAMFIGFLLGNLPEEHLSHLNMGTITKGLVMLLQDPDPVVRVKAAEAMGRFH
- the mroh1 gene encoding maestro heat-like repeat-containing protein family member 1 isoform X1; this encodes MDGTDVEQVTLALLDAANDKDPEVQEQVRKSMLTLGKQQPDRVLAMCQDYLLKHPKLVVGHRVVILQTIELIASCKIEEISSPRIKNIISLASDEMTRSKEVIPDWQQAASNILVAVGNKHINDIMEEILNKFQPGVLPHFFVVQTLANLSDSNVYGMVPFLNAILGTMLPMLSMAKQDNMKWVFSSALCHFSDSILEYLANLDKAPDPTVRKDTFSSEIYAAFEILFNNWLQSRESKLRLTVAEAVGSMCHLMASDKLEEQIPKLIPAILSLYKKNNEHYIISKSLCQVLDASVNMGSRVLETQLDSLLFALHQQVSAPTDYNNPPTVKNHNEVLRCFSLLANSFPDRMVMFVLQKLENSNERSRMGSLAVLRHLINSTTSTMESKKLLILASIRQPMADHSNKVKKRVVQVISAMAHHGYLELEGGELLVRFIVQHCALPDTHQRGERPTDPEEVTNESLRTMCDNTLHLLTTTVGRLADVLWPKLLFYLTPSQYSNATTPLCKSLIVLGNKKKTNQEPSFNINFTQEVNLPSPQTLMIRLLVNAAFPLSSRGHGAPSLSLLQILSVNIHPNTEILWDKEIPPLLSVLEESTAQSLDKRQWDEKLLKFLSKTLVTIDDDKWVCKLAAEATRYISTYNNALEEKSFLYQCIGVTLQQCFNKELVKKQLQEVLLTARHNDAVEREGVAMGIGLCANSHLEGTLAKLDEFGKSDAFKKSPSIFNLLKDRNDVEVEKVKSTLILCYGQVALNAPPEKILNRIDQDILRCISKHFNTKVLGIKVETKDLTMKLSLIQSVGLIAKAISECVKKQGYVFSRKQELIAIMLDFIKAEPADSLRTPVRHLVMTTCANLIPLDPALSENESFDLLKVCVNSVFSLPPETHTPEKIKEEDLLDPKKRKALYRDTLAALQELLKSVLAKDPTPDGLQNVFKHIESWLSSGQDHERERAVTATAHIMSYYLDNLTVKNMVSFHNLGALLGRLSPRCSDPRPAVRTAAIECIYTLLYIQLRYEGFSLDYKDEAVDSLLHLRDQLENPDHSVLYKTCSDLTKVMSKRLPQQQLTTLVFMLFEGLVDSQTNCCRASSVVLNTLLKNRGGGLQDLVPEMLEVLHVRLQSITDEQVRVAVGQTVLILASQHLQTVINTLVNQPLPFDSWTSEMWMALGADPIVANQIIEMVMEKLLIMAPYVDRKESMIRGGMTKVATNQPLAMTCGLKELLLNGQSQEPAVSQFPQLFSCLTVRLGASVGVSAPKDNHIKNIASVHVAGVAADALRILLARAQLDDVMKRLDEDNAWDAMREANTHVTGVTLLARAMAKHAGPRLPSIVECLCPSLNNIYECQRITVTAFFSELLNHHVVTELILIDVLMNNMMERISDPCCTVRMLAVRGLGNIAVGSPEKVNKYAKELLAAMSSGMEEKDDPGKLITLEAMSGLSKVLLHLDKKNVHLLVVYIFMKIKPFLESENDEIRCAAIYLMGNLSKFGSGEPVFKDQIHNVLVSLLLHLVDPNPQVVKACKYAMRVCAPVVGSEKITTMFQNHLHVDKSLHYGEFINDLTKYLIEDFSGMLNFYHISVIQFFKSNWSEVRAGAAMFIGFLLGNLPEEHLSHLNMGTITKGLVMLLQDPDPVVRVKAAEAMGRFH